In Ctenopharyngodon idella isolate HZGC_01 chromosome 2, HZGC01, whole genome shotgun sequence, the following are encoded in one genomic region:
- the LOC127504043 gene encoding solute carrier family 22 member 5-like: protein MGNYDEDTAFLGQKGPFFALLFFLLNAIYISTGFHGLYIVFVGASPSHHCQVAAGNLSEEWARASIPKEMVNGKLQTSQCWRYSLETVRNLSAQGYSPQDVNLTDIKREKCVDGWSYSTDIYHSTIVSEWNLVCDSEWRVPFATSTLYMGYLLGSLVSGQLSDRFGRKKVLFTSLAAEALVILAQSFSHSWLIFCVLYFFVGTFQISLYLTAFVLGSEILSKSLRVLFTTLGAFLHYCIGYMVLPWIAFAVRDWRTLLRVLSGVTVVYVPLWWLIPESPRWLLAQGRVLESEAIVREAAKKNKVTAPEVIFSASEVKEDSSQNSQYSVFDVLRTSEIRKTTFMCLLLWMAINIGYFGLSLNTTNLSGDPFLNCFLSAVTEVPAYIVSTFLLKSCPRRPVLSAFLIIGGGFLLLVQLIPESLHTLALALEMAGKFGFTMSFTVVYIYTAELYPTVLRNLGIGMCSSAARIGSITAPYVIFLGTFNKYLPYILMGSLTIASSIANMFLPETFEKVLPETLEQMQKCKSFIRRDKHGLEEGKGSITMKEHTAGNKYMNE from the exons ATGGGAAATTATGACGAGGACACTGCCTTTCTGGGGCAAAAGGGACCATTTTTTGCGCTCCTTTTCTTCCTCTTGAACGCCATCTACATTTCCACCGGGTTTCATGGCCTTTACATTGTTTTTGTCGGGGCTTCACCATCACATCACTGTCAGGTAGCGGCTGGAAATCTAAGTGAAGAATGGGCGAGAGCGAGTATTCCCAAGGAGATGGTCAATGGAAAACTGCAGACCAGTCAGTGTTGGAGATACAGTCTGGAGACGGTCCGAAACCTGTCGGCTCAAGGGTACTCACCCCAGGACGTGAACCTCACAGACATTAAACGAGAGAAATGTGTGGATGGATGGAGCTACAGCACAGATATCTACCACTCCACCATCGTCTCTGAG TGGAATCTGGTGTGCGACAGCGAGTGGAGAGTCCCGTTCGCAACCTCGACGTTATACATGGGCTACTTGTTGGGCTCTCTTGTTTCTGGTCAACTTTCTGACAG GTTCGGCAGGAAGAAGGTTCTCTTCACGTCTCTGGCAGCTGAAGCGCTGGTGATCCTGGCGCAGTCCTTCTCTCACTCGTGGCTGATCTTCTGCGTCCTGTATTTCTTTGTTGGCACTTTCCAGATATCCCTGTACCTCACAGCTTTTGTACTTG GTAGCGAAATATTAAGTAAATCCCTGCGAGTTCTCTTCACTACGCTGGGAGCTTTCCTGCATTACTGTATCGGTTACATGGTGCTGCCCTGGATCGCCTTCGCCGTCCGCGACTGGAGGACACTACTGAGGGTTCTGTCGGGGGTGACGGTGGTGTACGTCCCTCTGTGGTG GCTGATCCCGGAGTCTCCGCGGTGGCTTCTCGCTCAGGGACGAGTGCTGGAATCTGAGGCCATCGTGAGAGAGGCGGCGAAGAAGAACAAAGTCACTGCGCCGGAGGTCATCTTCAGCGCGTCCGAG GTTAAAGAGGATTCATCCCAGAACAGCCAGTACAGCGTGTTTGACGTTCTGAGGACCAGCGAGATCCGCAAAACCACCTTCATGTGTTTACTGCTGTG GATGGCTATCAACATTGGATATTTTGGCTTGTCCTTGAACACCACTAATCTTAGCGGCGATCCGTTCCTCAACTGCTTCCTGTCCGCGGTGACTGAGGTGCCGGCCTACATCGTGTCCACGTTCCTCCTGAAGAGCTGTCCACGGAGACCCGTCCTGTCTGCGTTCCTCATCATAGGAGGAGGATTTCTGCTTCTGGTGCAACTGATTCCTGAAA GTCTTCATACGCTGGCACTGGCATTAGAGATGGCTGGCAAGTTCGGCTTCACCATGTCCTTCACGGTGGTGTACATCTACACGGCGGAGCTCTATCCCACCGTCCTGAGGAACCTGGGCATCGGCATGTGCTCTTCAGCCGCCCGCATCGGCAGCATCACTGCGCCTTACGTCATATTCTTAG GTACTTTCAACAAGTATCTGCCCTACATCCTGATGGGAAGTCTCACCATCGCTTCCTCAATAGCTAACATGTTTTTGCCCGAGACGTTTGAGAAAGTGCTGCCTGAGACTCTGGAACAAATGCAGAAATGCAAAAG TTTTATTAGAAGAGATAAACACGGCTTGGAGGAAGGGAAAGGATCCATCACCATGAAAGAACACACAGCaggaaataaatacatgaatgaatga